The genomic segment AGAAGTATTTACACTTTGATGCTCTTGGACAGCGGCAAATGTGGCCATGTTGAGCTCCTTCTCTGACCGAACAGTACTTGCCCACGTTGGAATTGCACTGAAAGAAAAGTACATGACAAAATTGATTCCATTGTTGATTTGTGTGTGCTAGATTGCACCGAtgccaaacaagggcactgtgaAGTTGGTGGGGGTTTCCAATGAACCACTAGATGTCGCACTGGTACCACAATCAAACTGAAGGCTAACTAGAGTAACTTGGGGCCCTACTCAATCAAAGCTAAATGGGTTTTGATTAGGCCCATGGTTTATAAAATACTAAAATTAGGAAAAGGGCCAACTACTAAAAATATATTGTCCAACTGCATTTTTGACAAATCAGCTCAACAGAAAAGCAGCTCTAGGAAGCATAAAAAAATGGTGGTTAGTTACAGCCAATAATGTACCAGAATTGTTATTCTCCTTCTGCGTAGACGTTGACATACTCCAGGAAGGCGGTTGAACTTGTTCCTCAAAACTGAGGAAGATATTTCCCTCTGAAGCTGCCCCCTATCATGGACAGGGACACCCAACTAGAATAGAAAAGTGAAAATGACTTGGCTATATTGGGGCCGAGGCCAAAGCCCTAATCATCATAGTCCATAGTAACATTAAACAATTATGTTCATTAGACTGAATTGATTCATATAATAAAGTTAGCCTTATATTAAATTACTATGCTGTTTAAATCATAGCCAGGATATCTAACCAAACTCACCTGTTTATGCTTGCGTGAGTCTCGTGTTTCCAACGACGGAACGTCTGGTAATCTTGCCTCTACTCCGACAGACAGAAAGTGCACACATAGAACGCAACACATCAGCAGAAACAGCACCGTGACATTCGTCATAGCGCTGCTGATCTGTACGCGCCACGCGGCCGAGTGATTCACTACGCGCAAGAGCTCTCCAAGGTGCTGTGCGCATTTCAGGTCAACTAATGGGTCGTTTGACTCCGATGTCCACAAACAATAGTTTGTCTCGACGTCAATAGCAGACGCTATAGCCGAGCCTCTTTAACAAGCACACTGCCCAGTGTGCGCAAACACTCTAATACATGCACGGTAATCTTTCCTTTTCTAAACGGGTTTAATGATCACATGACTTCCGTTGCAAATTACACTTTGACAGGTTGACACAAGCTGTAGGCCTTGGCGTTTAGCTCAAAATAACCAACCACGGTGTAGACTATATCCACAAGACAGAGCAAACATTGCCTATTAGCCTATCACACAATTTCCTTTAGTTAATCTACAGcgccttcatgtacatgtctgATAATtgtcttaaaggtccaatgcagccgtttttatctcaataccaaattatttctgggtaacaaccGTATTAGCCAGGTTTCCCTCCAATTGGCTACCGATTCAATATTCTTGCGAATGTTTAAAACATCTGCATGAaacaatatgtgcattttcccaccgCATGTGTTTctatcaaattgacttgttgcagataaaagcgTTATGACATAGTGTACATGAAAATAAATGTTGCAGTTAAATTCCCATTGCATtgtcaactctactgatggtttcgGCACCAAAAAATGTGGCATTATATAgtgaatgtgcccactctggtcttggcacgtgcgatctagccaacagcttgcagatacaatGCGGGTATAACCTATTACATAATGAGattaaatatcgagggtcttataatttgtcaaatggcagccaagcatcgatcattaTGTCACCAGAagaagaccctcgatatttattggaaaggagcatcaagctcatcaccatgcACTTTCATCAAACTGTGAAGTTCATTATCATTTATTTAATTTGTAGCCTAAAAAACTGCATGCTTTtccgagtcatagtgggagggaccacacaccatatcatcaagAGACTCCTCTAAGTTTACTTCCATATTTACAGTTAGATGGcgctgacagagatggtcgcctcactTCGACTTGTTATTTCtaacattgttaccccaggaaatcttaagtcttattatatacagtcaggaagaactattggatataagaacaatgtcaatttaccaacattacgaccaggaatacgactttcctgaagcggctcctctgtttggaccaccacccaggacaatggatcgaaTTCCAGTAgtcgacccaaaacaacgacgctGCAGAAGGgacagacggagcggtcttctggacaggctccgtagacgtgcacatcgcccaccgctccgagtatactactagccaatgtccagtctcttgagaacaaggtagacgaaattcgagcaaggattgccttccagagagacattaaAGAttttaacattctctgtttcacggaaacatggctctcgggatatgttgtcggaatcggtccAGCCAccaggcttctccatgcatcgcgccaaCATAGATAAgcatctctctgggaagaggaagggcgggggtgtatgctttaaGATTAACGACTCAttgtgtaatcataacaacatacaggaactcaaatcctt from the Salmo trutta chromosome 36, fSalTru1.1, whole genome shotgun sequence genome contains:
- the LOC115176222 gene encoding cocaine- and amphetamine-regulated transcript protein encodes the protein MTNVTVLFLLMCCVLCVHFLSVGVEARLPDVPSLETRDSRKHKQLGVPVHDRGQLQREISSSVLRNKFNRLPGVCQRLRRRRITILCNSNVGKYCSVREGAQHGHICRCPRASKCKYFFLRSL